One window from the genome of Elaeis guineensis isolate ETL-2024a chromosome 5, EG11, whole genome shotgun sequence encodes:
- the LOC105045276 gene encoding flowering-promoting factor 1-like protein 1, with translation MSGVWVFKNGVVRLVENPANEQSSTVRRKVLLHTPTNEVINSYASLERKLTSLGWERYYEDPDLLQFHKRSSIDLISLPRDFSQFKSMHMYDIVVKNRESFRVIDM, from the coding sequence ATGTCTGGAGTCTGGGTGTTCAAGAATGGAGTTGTGAGGCTTGTGGAGAACCCTGCAAATGAGCAATCCTCTACAGTTCGTCGGAAGGTATTGCTTCACACTCCCACTAATGAGGTGATCAACTCCTATGCCTCTCTCGAACGCAAGCTCACCAGCCTAGGATGGGAGCGATACTACGAAGACCCTGACCTCCTCCAGTTCCACAAGCGCTCCTCGATCGACCTCATCTCGCTCCCGAGGGATTTCAGCCAGTTCAAGTCCATGCACATGTATGACATCGTCGTCAAGAATCGTGAATCCTTCCGGGTCATCGATATGTAG